Proteins from one Malaya genurostris strain Urasoe2022 chromosome 2, Malgen_1.1, whole genome shotgun sequence genomic window:
- the LOC131431529 gene encoding uncharacterized protein LOC131431529, which translates to MDAAATRSADLEKRRICRFCLQSSEQLRTIDGTDGEELTLKIATSLALEVSPGDGLPQTLCERCLWLLEKFNLFKNQCSRAEFLLKSFALTGIPLMHALEPFEIGCFCSRQKQHPVDAAVQVSPPEPEPEPEVFVARETKSEIDSEDEVIFVGDIKEEVEVDEDWHYDADTLDAVTEQLYEEEPVSIIQSSPFSDVEQIFGARIKIDGSIDIDEAKLEQVISTSASKISNTGKENVDASCDEHSSDGSPVEMDEKKHLNDDSHSNSIKNSLSEGSLDNLEVMIMDLTSEDTFPTESKSINFLTKVSPPDSEIVDLTLDVEAPTAPLNVSNTSFSDAMQSLLEDEKLYESKKSNSYRRLTNQDSLQSSLNTLYGDIPTTPLGESDGLDSRFLDREDGEIISDDELEPLALSSELAQVRLSTPDQPAPACLRAPSPNSDEEFPCETCDKFFPQAYLLEHHKKAYHSNSPLRAANPPPRSEPPVEQSTHKVTLSINSSKQECPNCGQMIAKANYWTHIKSHGSNEKQLISFS; encoded by the coding sequence ATGGACGCTGCCGCAACTCGTTCTGCCGATTTGGAAAAGCGCCGGATTTGTCGGTTCTGTTTGCAGTCTTCCGAGCAACTGCGGACCATCGACGGCACCGACGGCGAGGAACTGACGCTGAAAATTGCTACCAGTTTGGCACTGGAAGTCTCACCCGGCGATGGACTACCGCAGACCTTGTGCGAGAGGTGCCTTTGGCTGCTGGAGAAATTCAATCTGTTCAAGAATCAGTGCAGCCGGGCGGAATTTCTACTGAAAAGTTTTGCTCTGACCGGCATCCCGCTGATGCACGCGCTGGAACCGTTTGAAATTGGTTGTTTCTGTTCCCGACAGAAACAACATCCCGTGGATGCGGCCGTGCAAGTGAGTCCACCGGAACCAGAaccagaaccggaagtgttTGTGGCGCGCGAAACGAAAAGTGAAATCGACAGCGAGGATGAAGTGATATTCGTTGGAGATATCAAGGAGGAAGTGGAAGTGGACGAAGATTGGCATTATGACGCGGACACATTGGACGCAGTGACCGAACAGCTGTACGAGGAGGAACCTGTGAGCATAATACAATCCTCGCCTTTCTCGGATGTGGAGCAAATCTTCGGAGCTCGCATCAAAATAGACGGATCCATCGACATTGATGAAGCCAAACTAGAGCAAGTAATTTCCACTAGCGcatctaaaatttcaaataccGGAAAGGAAAATGTTGATGCCTCTTGTGACGAGCATTCTTCGGACGGTTCACCTGTTGAAATGGATGAGAAGAAACATCTGAATGATGACTCTCATTCAAACTCAATTAAAAACAGCCTCTCCGAAGGATCGCTGGATAACTTGGAAGTTATGATAATGGATCTCACCTCAGAAGACACATTTCCTACGGAATCCAAATCGATAAACTTTCTAACCAAAGTATCTCCGCCGGATTCCGAAATTGTGGATTTAACACTCGACGTGGAAGCCCCAACCGCGCCGCTGAACGTCTCCAACACTTCATTTTCGGATGCCATGCAATCTCTACTGGAAGACGAGAAACTGTACGAATCTAAGAAAAGTAACTCCTACCGAAGACTGACAAACCAAGATTCACTGCAATCTTCTCTGAACACCCTGTACGGGGATATCCCAACGACTCCCCTCGGCGAATCGGATGGTCTCGACAGTCGCTTCCTCGATCGGGAAGATGGTGAAATTATTTCCGACGATGAGCTCGAACCGCTGGCACTCAGCTCAGAACTGGCACAGGTTCGACTGAGCACACCCGATCAGCCTGCCCCTGCCTGTCTGCGAGCACCGTCTCCCAACTCGGACGAAGAATTTCCCTGCGAGACGTGCGATAAGTTCTTCCCGCAGGCCTATCTCCTGGAACACCACAAGAAAGCGTACCACAGCAATTCACCTCTACGGGCAGCAAATCCACCACCACGATCGGAACCACCGGTCGAACAATCCACTCACAAGGTGACATTGTCAATCAACTCATCCAAACAGGAATGTCCCAATTGTGGCCAGATGATAGCCAAGGCCAACTACTGGACTCACATCAAGTCCCACGGTTCCAACGAGAAGCAACTAATCAGTTTTTCTTGA